In Drosophila simulans strain w501 chromosome 3R, Prin_Dsim_3.1, whole genome shotgun sequence, a single window of DNA contains:
- the LOC6728487 gene encoding heme oxygenase 2 → MSASEETVADSQVPENVEDVEFVDMAFTKELRKATKDVHNLTDVLVNAKFALALSDDEVWYDGLLAFYELYKFFETHLPERLLPKEFHRTAAFERDFAYFYGSDWRKDYEIRPAVQKYLEHLEKIAAQNELLLFAYSYQMYMALMSGGQMLQKKRMIARKMWIFSKNDDEEQQKQADKEAELATARAADGSVDKDDLEARPMPAQVTICPPGCEATYFPEKISVLKAKLRRVFNNHYGAFDDDLRASFIEESRNVFRLNIEVVRTIKGVNRANLRKLALALIFVSSIVVAVKFALK, encoded by the exons ATGTCAGCGAGTGAAGAAACAGTAGCGGACAGTCAGGTCCCCGAGAATGTGGAGGATGTGGAATTCGTGGACATGGCGTTCACAAAGGAGTTGCGTAAAGCCACAAAAGATGTGCATAATCTTACTGATGTTCTAGTGAATGCAAAGTTCGCACTTG CCCTTTCGGATGACGAGGTCTGGTACGATGGACTCCTGGCTTTTTATGAACTGTACAAATTCTTTGAGACCCATCTGCCGGAGCGCCTGCTGCCCAAAGAATTCCACAGAACAGCGGCATTCGAAAGGGATTTCGCCTATTTCTACGGTTCCGATTGGAGGAAGGACTACGAAATCCGCCCGGCGGTCCAGAAATATCTCGAGCACCTAGAGAAGATTGCCGCACAGAATGAACTCTTGCTGTTTGCCTACTCCTATCAGATGTACATGGCTCTGATGTCCGGCGGACAAATGTTGCAGAAGAAGCGTATGATCGCTCGTAAGATGTGGATCTTTTCAAAGAACGATgacgaggagcagcagaaacaggCCGACAAGGAGGCAGAGTTGGCCACCGCCAGAGCTGCCGATGGCTCTGTAGACAAAGACGACTTGGAGGCCAGGCCAATGCCTGCCCAGGTTACCATTTGTCCGCCGGGATGTGAGGCCACATATTTTCCTGAGAAG ATCTCCGTCTTGAAGGCTAAACTAAGGCGCGTTTTCAACAATCACTACGGAGCTTTTGACGATGATTTGCGAGCTTCTTTCATTGAGGAGAGTCGTAACGTATTTCGCTTAAATATAGAAGTAGTGCGGACCATCAAAGGTGTGAATCGTGCCAATCTTAGGAAGCTGGCCCTCGCACTAATCTTTGTGTCAAGTATTGTAGTGGCCGTGAAATTTGCTCTCAAGTAA
- the LOC6728488 gene encoding transcription initiation factor TFIID subunit 12 isoform X1, with protein sequence MSDLFTTFDSNGVAEHHLHHNHNSTSSASGQLHDPPMASPSQHSPMTNNSNSSSQNGGPVSGLATGTPSGGSKSSNHTSSAAGSENTPMLTKPRLTELVREVDTTTQLDEDVEELLLQIIDDFVEDTVKSTSAFAKHRKSNKIEVRDVQLHFERKYNMWIPGFGTDELRPYKRAAVTEAHKQRLALIRKTIKKY encoded by the exons ATGTCGGATCTCTTTACCACTTTCGATAGCAACGGCGTCGCCGAACACCACCTGCACCACAACCACAACTCCACATCGTCCGCCAGCGGACAGCTCCACGACCCACCCATGGCCTCGCCCTCCCAGCACAGTCCGAtgaccaacaacagcaactcaTCCTCGCAGAACGGCGGTCCGGTTTCCGGTTTGGCTACGGGCACCCCATCTGGTGGTAGCAAGTCATCCAATCACACATCATCCGCCGCCGGCTCCGAGAACACTCCC ATGCTAACCAAACCGCGTCTCACAGAACTGGTCCGAGAGGTGGATACCACCACGCAGCTGGACGAGGATGTTGAGGAGCTTCTGCTTCAGATCATCGACGACTTTGTCGAGGACACCGTCAAGTCGACGAGCGCCTTCGCCAAGCACCGAAAATCCAACAAGATCGAGGTGCGCGACGTGCAGCTGCACTTTGAGCGGAAGTACAATATGTGGATACCCGGCTTCGGTACGGACGAACTGCGTCCCTATAAGAGGGCAGCCGTCACGGAGGCGCACAAACAGCGCTTGGCCCTCATACGGAAAACGATCAAGAAATATTAG
- the LOC6728488 gene encoding transcription initiation factor TFIID subunit 12 isoform X2, with translation MASPSQHSPMTNNSNSSSQNGGPVSGLATGTPSGGSKSSNHTSSAAGSENTPMLTKPRLTELVREVDTTTQLDEDVEELLLQIIDDFVEDTVKSTSAFAKHRKSNKIEVRDVQLHFERKYNMWIPGFGTDELRPYKRAAVTEAHKQRLALIRKTIKKY, from the exons ATGGCCTCGCCCTCCCAGCACAGTCCGAtgaccaacaacagcaactcaTCCTCGCAGAACGGCGGTCCGGTTTCCGGTTTGGCTACGGGCACCCCATCTGGTGGTAGCAAGTCATCCAATCACACATCATCCGCCGCCGGCTCCGAGAACACTCCC ATGCTAACCAAACCGCGTCTCACAGAACTGGTCCGAGAGGTGGATACCACCACGCAGCTGGACGAGGATGTTGAGGAGCTTCTGCTTCAGATCATCGACGACTTTGTCGAGGACACCGTCAAGTCGACGAGCGCCTTCGCCAAGCACCGAAAATCCAACAAGATCGAGGTGCGCGACGTGCAGCTGCACTTTGAGCGGAAGTACAATATGTGGATACCCGGCTTCGGTACGGACGAACTGCGTCCCTATAAGAGGGCAGCCGTCACGGAGGCGCACAAACAGCGCTTGGCCCTCATACGGAAAACGATCAAGAAATATTAG
- the LOC6728488 gene encoding transcription initiation factor TFIID subunit 12 isoform X3, whose product MLTKPRLTELVREVDTTTQLDEDVEELLLQIIDDFVEDTVKSTSAFAKHRKSNKIEVRDVQLHFERKYNMWIPGFGTDELRPYKRAAVTEAHKQRLALIRKTIKKY is encoded by the coding sequence ATGCTAACCAAACCGCGTCTCACAGAACTGGTCCGAGAGGTGGATACCACCACGCAGCTGGACGAGGATGTTGAGGAGCTTCTGCTTCAGATCATCGACGACTTTGTCGAGGACACCGTCAAGTCGACGAGCGCCTTCGCCAAGCACCGAAAATCCAACAAGATCGAGGTGCGCGACGTGCAGCTGCACTTTGAGCGGAAGTACAATATGTGGATACCCGGCTTCGGTACGGACGAACTGCGTCCCTATAAGAGGGCAGCCGTCACGGAGGCGCACAAACAGCGCTTGGCCCTCATACGGAAAACGATCAAGAAATATTAG